Sequence from the Dysidea avara chromosome 5, odDysAvar1.4, whole genome shotgun sequence genome:
AATTTCTTAACTGGTTATGTGAGATGTGGATAGTTTACAATTGTGTACCCAGTTAACACAAGGTCCCCGTGGAGAATTGTGTGTAGAAGTTTCTTGCTTAAGAAACCTTGCTACCATCaacaacacacaaacataccCACATAACATATATACGTACCACACACCTTAACACAATCACACTGCCAACAGAGAAGCCATCAAAAGCCACCTCCTGGCTATCCCCTGAGGCTATCAGTTGACACTGTTTGGATTGATCCAACGGAACATGAGTCTGTATATCCAAATGGTAACCATGGAGACCTCCAATCACATCCTCTCGCTTCACAAACTCATCAGGAGCTGTATCATCTCTAACAAGCTTTGCCTCAAAGATCACTTCGTCAATGACACCTACAAGAGGATTTCCCACAATTAACGTAAGCCataggatcatgtgatccacttcACCTGGTACAGACATGGGAGGGATATAACAGTGGTTGGGATGACGATTACTATGAGTGGGTGTTGCATCATGATGTGGCGCAGAGAATGCAGTGTGAGCTACCATAACGATGGATTTGTGAGAGGCAGGACAATGTCTTGTGACTGCTATGACATCATCAGACACCACATTAGCAAATATCTGTAGATGAAATAATACGTAGATTTATGAACAAGCACAATCAGTGCAATAATTTACATGCGGATATgaaccacacacacgcacgcacgcacgcatgcacgcacgcacgcacacacacacacacgtataatACAAACTTGTTACCTGAGTATAGACCTCCTTGGCTAGTCGCTGATGGAGCTGGTTTAGTTCAGCCTTAGCAGCCACTATACCACTATTACAGTGGACACTGCCATCAGCTCTATCTTGTGACCAAGTAGTGTACATCCTTGACTCCTTCACCACATTGATCTGAATGTGATAATCACATGTTCAGTGAAATCTCATTAACAGGGGCACCCACATGCATGGGACCAAAATATATGGATTCAATAGTTAAACTATGGTGGTACTATTGATAAGAAGATGAAATACGTAGTTATGGTTGAGACCATACAGCATTTGGAAAATACTCACCATGTGAGGTACAAGCTCATCATATCCGCGACAACTGCCAGTAGCACATCCTGCCACAGCAACCAGAGCAGTGTTAGGCAGTGCATCCCAAACACTCCTTGACTATGTAACCAAAAGTGCCCACATGTATGAGTACCACATGTCACTACACtgtgtacacacatatatacctGAATATGGCCAGGGTCATTGTCATGAGTAGCATCAACAAACATGGCTCGTGTTACACTCTCCCTTAGAGGTGAAATGCTTGGCTCAATAAACGACCCCACGTCTTTGCCGCCATAGTGATGTACAAGGTGACCGAGATTACGAGGGTCAGAGGCAAACATTGCTTCTACATGTAAAATCATGTGAGGTCATATAATGCAGAATTTAAAGGAACACACCTTTAATGAGAGAGTTGATCCCAAGACGGTTCACAAATAAGTTCTCTTTTTCCACCGAACTACTAAACAACTCTGCAACCACATAGAGGTTGGGACGTACTTGCCTAGCTAAATCCAGCAGTGCCTAAATGATAAACCATAAATACATAGTTGGATACAATACACAGAAGGTTAAAATGTCCTTcacataagtagctacatgcaaAGCCTAGGCACAATCACATGCACTAAACCAccacatatatacagtgtacacaatacacacactctCCAACCTCTGCTACATGTATTGGAGTATTGTGGCAGTTATCCAATCGGAATCCATGGAACATCCTAATAAACACACCTCACACACTATACCACACCCAACACTACTCACCAAGCATTAATCTGTGTGTACTTGGTCATCAGGTCCCATAGGAATGGACTATCATTATAACCATCACCATAACGAAGCTTCACCGAGTCTCCCCACTCAATCAGCTCTCGCTGGAAGTACACCTGTATTGTAAAGTCAATTACTGACTGTGTAGTCAAACTAGTAATTGGTTTACCAGTGATCCGGGGCCTGCAAAGTTCACTAGAGGATCAGCGTCCATTACCCACCCATTGTGGGCTACTACATTGCTACCAGCTGCACTCTCAATCTCTTCATTGGTAAGAGGATCACCACCACCAAGGACATAGAAATACCTGTGAACCAGTTAGAGTAAAATAATGGATGTAACCTCCTTTCCTCACCTTGGAAACAATGCTTTACTTTTGGTGATATCCCGTTGTTGGGGACCACTGGGGTCAAGGAATCTGTATTGCAGGTTGGCAACAAGGTTGTTTGTAGCCTTCTGTAGCTGTCGCATGATCACCTGCTGCTGTGTAAAATTGAGGTGTTCAAGGTGCTGCAGTAACCCACGGCAACAGTGTTCTATCCGTTCTTCGTAGCAAACCACCTCTTCACTAAATACAATCAGGTATTTATAAATAACATGTAATTACCAAAATACTAAAGCAACTAACAAAGAAACATTGAAGATATCCATGGCAACATCACCATCAATACTGCTGCCATTACGACGAAACTCAGGGTCTTGAATAATGTTCAACTCCTTGTTGGTAGACTGTCTTTGTTTCCCAAGGGATTTCACCTTGTAAAGATTCTGTCGGAATTCATCCACAATGGCATCAACATCAACACAGAAGTATTCCCACAGCTTAGCCCCAGGCAGAACTGTGTCCATAAGACGTGATGCAATGATTGATATGTCACGTTCTGATGTTACAGTAGGGGAAATCCCTCTATCAACCCACTCTCCATCTGCAATCTCATCAGAAAATCTCTTCAGTGATGCATCAAGCGCATATGCTGGTCGGAGGTGTGGGGAATTCACCAAGTTATATGCAGCCTCAGGGTGATCCAGTAACCATGGTGAATCAAAGGAGGTGTGGTTCCATACAACATCAACAATACTGTTCACACCCCATGACTTGCTCATGTGATCCACCAGTTCTTTAACCTTCGTGAAGGCCTTGTCCATTacaagatcatgtgatgctcCAACAGGATCTGATGAACAAGAAACATCATACAACAAAGCCTGTGTAATCAGGCCACCTGACATTATATACAGTTAAACATCAACGTGCTAATAAGTGCACAAAGACCTGCAAGGAAAACTATAGCAAAGAAGTGGAATAGATAGGTTTCACTGACAATTAACCAATAAATTTTGCACAGCAGAATTGAAGACTCCTGCCTGTACAAATGTTAACTCTAGGGAGTTCTAATTAGTATGGTAGTAACGTTAATTAGGGTGTGggtttttctgaccaaaaatatcagctTCATAATATTATCtaggcaccttggcagtattggttaggtataaccaagcccaaaagtgcctccaCAGTGTAACCCTCAATTGATtattacaaaaattttaatcattCAATGGAATTGTCTACTAACTGCCTGtctacctgatgccttcaggcaagcataacatgataacagctaaggccataggcctgattttttcactgttcaacgtcacttcgtcccaagatgtgccttttggtatacaacagtatgtacaatgcacgcatcatggacttacatttgtcctcctttgtgtcccatttctttttgctgactgccACGGTGTCGATTTGTGTGGTAGCACAATGCATGACTTcattacatttgtaaacaggaatcgaCCATATTTTACATGGTGACTGGGTTGATTACAGACACGCTTCCAtaatactgttcttcgtttgaaGAGCTGTGTAACAAGCTGAAGGCAAAGCGTGATGGCCACTACACTTTCTAGTCAGTAATTAATACACTGTAGCtggggcatgtgttcagatgaaaacctctggtgccatcctcgatgcagtatgcacgggttcacccgtcataataatgttattaaaaaaagtttaaaaaacaagtacaaggagaatttaggaattttaatagggatcatagattaaaaaagtagggaaacaaggtatgtcacctacacctgcagtggacatttaatccctaattcagtctaaaTGTtcaatagtatatctgcaagtgtaggcgacctcccttgtttccctacttttttctatgatccctaattgaacttaatttGTCCTTTACTTGTTTATTTTAGACTAAACAAATTTCACATTTAAAAGTGCCTTTATAGCCATGCATGTGAGCAATGAAGAACTGTTCTTTTTAAGCCTCTTGCAACAAAGTTCCTACTAGGGATGGGCAGTATTGACATTTCTGCCATATGATTATTGTCATGAGCtactatcacgattattgtccACTTAACaaaaaatattaaaatattcAACTGAATgacaaaaaatatttttaagaTGAAAGATTATTACTTCTAAAAATtcagttattacacaatgattaccaATTTCGATTATCACTAATTAACAAAAATTAGATGATGTCGATTATTGCCAACAAAATAATCACAATTATCACAATAACCAaataattgcccatccctaAGGCGTCCACAAAGTTACTATTCAGCAGGTAGGTAACCAGAGCAACACTGTGGACAGAGCTAGATGTGTTAAGTATAGTGTAGTATGTGccttataataataatgttataatTGCTTATCATTAACAAAACTGCTAGAAGGCATATGGAGGTGACTTAGTGAATATGTGTACAGTGCAAGCGATCAAGTGATTCAGTAACCTCTAAATGAGCTATGATATAATGTAAAGCAGGTTATTTACGaagcagaaaattttggcaAAATTTCAATTTCAAAGAatgtaccgtatagctggttattttcgaaCCAGAAATTTTCATAGGAAcagtaaaatctgaattttgaaggttTTACTTTCGAAGATGCATATTTCGAAGTGCAGGTGGATTTCAAACAAAtagaaattcgtgtcacaaattaccAAAATACGTAGAGTCTACATGTGCTCTCCTTACTGATGGAATTGAGGACGGAATAATCCCCACTTTTGCACACTGGAAAGAAGACTTGAGTTGTAACAAGAGTTAAAAAGTAGAGTAATTAATTTACAGTAGTTAGCAGCCACTGACGAGGGAATCGTCGGCTAGATCAGGGTACAACAGCAGATGGCATGGATTCTCAACAATGGCCATTCTGGATAGTTTACTGGCTATTGATGCCTGAGTAatgatactgtataatactgaGCTTAAACTTGTAAAGAATACACGAGTGAATACATGTTATTTGATCACGTGAAAGCACATTATTTTTAGCTACTTGTGGGAATTTACTTTCGAAGAACAACAGGACTTggaaatttatttttgaagagaagggcctcttcgaaacatccaaaaatttttttaaaacccTTCAAAAATAACTAGTTATACAGTACATTTGAAGTTtggtggatttcaaataaacaaaATTTGTGCGACAAATTACAAATGATGGACATGCATGCTTGCCAgcaactgacttactgatggagtAATCCTCATCTGTATGCACTGGAGAGTTGACTGGCAAGCGGAGCAAATTCTAAGGTTTGATCTTGCCTATGCTAGATGGCAGATTTGGATCAGCTGTCTACTACAGTAGCTATTGATGTAGTAATGATACTGTTTCAACCATTACAATCACTAACACTGAGTTAAAACAACGAGCGATGACATGTGTACGCCAATCATGTAATTAAAAGGCAAGTCACTTTATTATTGTGATTGAAGAACAGCAGGTCTTGGGAGTACATTTTCAAAGAGAAGAGCCTTTtcaaaatatccgaaaataaaaacccttcAAAATTACCCATAGTCTGTGATAATCTTTCAAACAGGAAAAACCATTCATCAAACGTAGAGTGAAAATTAAACTTGTCGGTTGCTATGTCATGTAGTGCACATACACTAGCCAAACAACAAATCATAATGACCACCAACTCTTGGGTTGGCCATTTCAACAACAGGAAAATAGATAAGAGTACAAGTCTGTATGAGGCTTATTATCTctactactgtacatactacACATTGAAAGAAAAAAATTCTGCTTATAATTGTACTCTGGACCCAGCAATCCTACctcttttttttttattgttaCCATGGACCTTAAGCCTGTCAGATTGTTTAACAACACCTTCTGAGGAGTGTACATTGACAAAAGTTCCAATAGGTCAAACTCTAGAGTTCAAAGTATAATTTACATTCTTCACTGATATACAGTATCTGTACTCATCATGATTTCTTTTTACAAaacctactgtactgtatgatgacctAGCATCATGCATGTCAATAGTATTTTCAGTTATTTTTAAGGGAGAAATTGTGCAATATTTTATACACAAAATTCAAGACATTTTGCTGTCATCCCAATCAAAGTGATATATGTACTTAACCTCAACAGATGCATTCAGTATTCATGATTATATTTTCATCAAGTCTTAGGTTATATTATATTTTCATCAAGTCTTaagttatattatatagttatacaacggccacgagtgctctgcctgatataaacgcacgagcctgagggctgtcaggcccgaaggcaagtgcgtttatacaggcagagcacgagtgcatgttgtataactgttatgtaccactcatctaataggtggggagagtctcacaagacagctgtactacttataaaggccaggtttctaacatcgattgtgggtaaccaagccagacgttgcgacgacgttccccctgcagtactgcagccacctgagatattgaaagctagtacgctatgggttatatcactaacctgcattcgctgttcgactctcaccatgtagtgctcagcatgccagtgtgccatatagactaagcaccagacaaATCAccagtgattctctcgagcgaaaaaaagcagctaaatagatggtttaagtaaacaaaacccaactactaaacaatactagtctaattcttactattcacactggctaaactcgaatctggtggcatgacaaaactggttcccacaatcgaacttaaaggttagtattatttagaatatatttgttttattgagtcattgtcgaagtggactacagtttaatctgggctaagatggcaccagactagtaaggtgtataagtacgtttatatatatgtagactagagttgtggccacccgtgttggctttttcgatcgccattggttgcttgtaaacattatacgtattggtgacgttatggcccacaatcgacctttacatgtcaggctataaaagaattcgagtaatctgtgaagtgtctttccacctattaggtgaggtgtcgtagtggtcttcaccactggcacttgtgctatgctgcacaaaaccgcagccagtgcaatatctgtatattgcactgcgatcggtgcattataacttataatgcactcgttgtggtctacaaaaccgcaaccagtgcgttataagttataatgcactcgctgcggtctgcagcagtgcaatatacaaattatggcactggcggtgcctttgaactgcccacgcagaatGGTACATAATCCTTTTATCTCCCAGTCCTAATATAGGCACATATACAATACTTGGTTTGATTACCAAAAACAACTTGTGGTCAATACAAGGTGAAGGTACAAAGTTTCATGCACCCAATGTACAAACAATAGTGAAATCACAAGCACAATAGAGTACCACAGAACACTGGAATCCAGATAAGTACAGAAACACAACAGCTTATAAGATACTGTGGCCATCAGCATGCATATGACATAACTACAATCATAAGACTGTCTATGTAGCACATTGAAAGAAAGGATGTCAAAAGTGATTTGCAGTGATCTTGTGGTAGGTGAAATATTTAATTCACCTTCAATAAATGGAAATTTGAAGTCCACCAAAACTAACAGTTTTAAAACCATACCCACATAGGCTTCTAAACTTCCTGCCCACAACTGCACAATAGGAAATAGAACTAATCTGGCACTACAAAATTCAAAGACAATTCTTACTATAAGGTAAAATCATGCAATTTGCACCAACTTTCACAGTTCCCttttacatgtactgtacaacatacatgcatacacacactcacagcTGTATACTAACAGCAATGTGGATAATTCATTGTtaagatacatacatacagacatgcTCTGACTTACCAGTAAATTTCACGGTGACTTTTTGTGGTGTATAATCTGCTGGTAGATATCGGTCACAGAGTGCCAATTGATCACTAATACTATATGCTGATGCAGACCCCCCGAGCTGTTGTATAGGTGTAAAGTGTATCATATTATAGGCTGCCTCCTTGGTCACTGTAAGCCTTTCTTCCCACTCTTCAAGTGGCCCTAACAACTTGGTAATGTGGGTGATGCAACATATACCATCCAAGGAATAACCCAAATTTGGCTCCACTACAAGGTACCCTGATCCTGAATATgagctagaaatagattatataattCAACACACCCACACCACACCCCTAAACATACTCATCATGATTGTCAGTAGCAAAGTAGTAAAAGCGAAATGTTCCTGCAGTCTTGATAGCAATATCAGCATGTCGGTCAGGATCATATTGATCATTACGATTACAGGACCACTCTAGCTCGTGGTAGTTGCCTCTCTGGAATGCTTGTCCAGGCAAAGGGTAGTCACACATCACGTGAACATTGTGAGACAGCATAGACGGTCCCAGTCGAAACCGCATCGTCTCGCCTGTTAACATACAGCAATGGGCTATGAACTGTGCGTGTTTTAGTGTGATAAATATCTGAGCAGCTGTTTAGCAGCTAGAAGTCTTTGTAACATACTCACCAATTTGTAATATGAATAACTTTCCCTCCAGCTGTTTCCCCTCATCTTTGCGCAGCTCTAGCGTCTTGATTGTAGTAGCTGCCATTGCCAGCTACCACCACAATATCCGCTAACGATACTACTAAATAGATTTAGCAGTTGCGCTTTTATTGGGGCCGGGTCAGAGCTGGGGTCAGAGTGCGCAGGTGCGTAGGTTGAGATAACTCCCGTCCCTTCTAGAGCGCATCCATTCTATGGGCGCTTATCTATGAGTGCACTTTAATTAGAGTGCAACAAGCTATATAGATCAAAATGGTGAGTTAAGCCATAAACTGAACATTTTAGTGTAAACTTTACATATTTATAGGCTGAAAGAAAGGCAGTTAACAAGTATTATCCACCAGAATGGCGTCCAGAAATGGTCAGCAaacataatatttgtatggaaaCAAATAAGACATAAATTCACATAGGGGTCTTTGAATACCTTCCATGGGTCACACCCTCTCAGGGAGAGGGCACGTAAACTCCACCAAGGGATCATGATAATGAGGTGAATATTGTGTGCCACTGTTTGTGtatagtctcacgtggccagaccgcttttttgtCTTTTTCATTTGGTCGGGAAAAGGGTCTGGTTCGGTTCAAATATCCGCACTTGTTCTCAAAATCCCGGTTGTGGCCGGGATTAATTCTACGTGCGCATCTTAATGCATTCTCAAAGCATGCTTGAATGGACGTTAAGTCTGCCATTGACTGGGTAATTGAAAAGAAAGGATTCCGGTCATTCAGTGACGAACAGGCAAGCTACAattttgtaatgtttgtatTGATTGTATGTAGTAAGCGTACATAGAATTAATCCCGGCCACAACCGGGATTTTGAGAACAAGTGCGGGTATTcgaactggaccagacccttttttttcccaacgaaaaagaaaaaaaagtggtctggccacgttAGACTATAGTGCTTGTACGTGTGGCTACATAAGGGTGTTTGTGTCTGTCTGTATGCAGGCATGGATTCATTaaatacatgtgtgcatgtacgctattgtgtgtgcgtgcatgcgtgtgcgtTCTAGAGGTAAAACATTGGGGTTCTATGGCACTACAGGTTTGAGCTCCCATTCAACATCTGGTGTGCAGGGTGTGGAAATCATATTGGAGTTGGTAAGTCTCTCTGTGTTGTCTCATATTTTGTGATATACTGTGATAACTAGGTGTTCGTTATAATGCTGAGAAGACACAAGTAGGCAAGTACTACTCTACACCGATATTTCAGTTCAGGATGAAATGTCACCTCTGTGATAACC
This genomic interval carries:
- the LOC136256109 gene encoding glycogen debranching enzyme-like isoform X1, with translation MAATTIKTLELRKDEGKQLEGKLFILQIGETMRFRLGPSMLSHNVHVMCDYPLPGQAFQRGNYHELEWSCNRNDQYDPDRHADIAIKTAGTFRFYYFATDNHDDSYSGSGYLVVEPNLGYSLDGICCITHITKLLGPLEEWEERLTVTKEAAYNMIHFTPIQQLGGSASAYSISDQLALCDRYLPADYTPQKVTVKFTDPVGASHDLVMDKAFTKVKELVDHMSKSWGVNSIVDVVWNHTSFDSPWLLDHPEAAYNLVNSPHLRPAYALDASLKRFSDEIADGEWVDRGISPTVTSERDISIIASRLMDTVLPGAKLWEYFCVDVDAIVDEFRQNLYKVKSLGKQRQSTNKELNIIQDPEFRRNGSSIDGDVAMDIFNVSFEEVVCYEERIEHCCRGLLQHLEHLNFTQQQVIMRQLQKATNNLVANLQYRFLDPSGPQQRDITKSKALFPRYFYVLGGGDPLTNEEIESAAGSNVVAHNGWVMDADPLVNFAGPGSLVYFQRELIEWGDSVKLRYGDGYNDSPFLWDLMTKYTQINAWMFHGFRLDNCHNTPIHVAEALLDLARQVRPNLYVVAELFSSSVEKENLFVNRLGINSLIKEAMFASDPRNLGHLVHHYGGKDVGSFIEPSISPLRESVTRAMFVDATHDNDPGHIQSRSVWDALPNTALVAVAGCATGSCRGYDELVPHMINVVKESRMYTTWSQDRADGSVHCNSGIVAAKAELNQLHQRLAKEVYTQIFANVVSDDVIAVTRHCPASHKSIVMVAHTAFSAPHHDATPTHSNRHPNHCYIPPMSVPGVIDEVIFEAKLVRDDTAPDEFVKREDVIGGLHGYHLDIQTHVPLDQSKQCQLIASGDSQEVAFDGFSVGSVIVLSVSMLPDATSAIQFLRGFTNKPLTATDCKASHDQGKSIFKDLRTVIAPLSLVDLNYVLYRCDNEEQVDRPGNGVYNMPGYGPLIYCGLQGILSLLEVVRASNDLGHPLCHNLRGGDWLINYTINRLRLLPATAKLANVMAQIMEPLGKLPRYLIPCYFDATISVINRELVCSAISRMGKFVRNGSTLVHSLALGHVQLFSRCDDAPLPVSGAATSGDPAASLAAGLPHFSTGAMRCWGRDTFISLRGLMLVTGQYKHARDCMLAFGGCVRHGLIPNLLAGGVSARYNCRDAVWWWMQCLKEYVTMVTGGEGILKAQVTRLYPDDEHEPSSDGNVEQQTVTEVIQEMLQRHYNGIGFRERGAGPNLDNHMNSDGFNVTAGISKKTGFVYGGSASNCGTWMDKMGESGMAGNMGVPATPRDGSAVELVGLSYSVISWLADLHSNGSYPYAGVSATDDDNDTVFTYAEWADKIKTSFEQHFYIPLDRTDAVNKEGDLSRFIHKTGIYKDSFGASMGYPDYRLRPNFTIAMAVAPDLFDAQHAWQALEIAETKLLGPIGIATLDPDDWTYNGYYENWKDSYDFHLAKGFNYHQGPEWLWLVGYFLRAKLSVAKKLGGKEHMAEAVASCNKMLASHAAILRDSPWKGLPELTNANGSPCQDSCPVQAWSMATMLDVLYDLDHYRAVV
- the LOC136256109 gene encoding glycogen debranching enzyme-like isoform X2 — protein: MAATTIKTLELRKDEGKQLEGKLFILQIGETMRFRLGPSMLSHNVHVMCDYPLPGQAFQRGNYHELEWSCNRNDQYDPDRHADIAIKTAGTFRFYYFATDNHDDSYSGSGYLVVEPNLGYSLDGICCITHITKLLGPLEEWEERLTVTKEAAYNMIHFTPIQQLGGSASAYSISDQLALCDRYLPADYTPQKVTVKFTDPVGASHDLVMDKAFTKVKELVDHMSKSWGVNSIVDVVWNHTSFDSPWLLDHPEAAYNLVNSPHLRPAYALDASLKRFSDEIADGEWVDRGISPTVTSERDISIIASRLMDTVLPGAKLWEYFCVDVDAIVDEFRQNLYKVKSLGKQRQSTNKELNIIQDPEFRRNGSSIDGDVAMDIFNVSFEEVVCYEERIEHCCRGLLQHLEHLNFTQQQVIMRQLQKATNNLVANLQYRFLDPSGPQQRDITKSKALFPRYFYVLGGGDPLTNEEIESAAGSNVVAHNGWVMDADPLVNFAGPGSLVYFQRELIEWGDSVKLRYGDGYNDSPFLWDLMTKYTQINAWMFHGFRLDNCHNTPIHVAEALLDLARQVRPNLYVVAELFSSSVEKENLFVNRLGINSLIKEAMFASDPRNLGHLVHHYGGKDVGSFIEPSISPLRESVTRAMFVDATHDNDPGHIQSRSVWDALPNTALVAVAGCATGSCRGYDELVPHMINVVKESRMYTTWSQDRADGSVHCNSGIVAAKAELNQLHQRLAKEVYTQIFANVVSDDVIAVTRHCPASHKSIVMVAHTAFSAPHHDATPTHSNRHPNHCYIPPMSVPGVIDEVIFEAKLVRDDTAPDEFVKREDVIGGLHGYHLDIQTHVPLDQSKQCQLIASGDSQEVAFDGFSVGSVIVLSVSMLPDATSAIQFLRGFTNKPLTATDCKASHDQGKSIFKDLRTVIAPLSLVDLNYVLYRCDNEEQVDRPGNGVYNMPGYGPLIYCGLQGILSLLEVVRASNDLGHPLCHNLRGGDWLINYTINRLRLLPATAKLANVMAQIMEPLGKLPRYLIPCYFDATISVINRELVCSAISRMGKFVRNGSTLVHSLALGHVQLFSRCDDAPLPVSGAATSGDPAASLAAGLPHFSTGAMRCWGRDTFISLRGLMLVTGQYKHARDCMLAFGGCVRHGLIPNLLAGGVSARYNCRDAVWWWMQCLKEYVTMVTGGEGILKAQVTRLYPDDEHEPSSDGNVEQTVTEVIQEMLQRHYNGIGFRERGAGPNLDNHMNSDGFNVTAGISKKTGFVYGGSASNCGTWMDKMGESGMAGNMGVPATPRDGSAVELVGLSYSVISWLADLHSNGSYPYAGVSATDDDNDTVFTYAEWADKIKTSFEQHFYIPLDRTDAVNKEGDLSRFIHKTGIYKDSFGASMGYPDYRLRPNFTIAMAVAPDLFDAQHAWQALEIAETKLLGPIGIATLDPDDWTYNGYYENWKDSYDFHLAKGFNYHQGPEWLWLVGYFLRAKLSVAKKLGGKEHMAEAVASCNKMLASHAAILRDSPWKGLPELTNANGSPCQDSCPVQAWSMATMLDVLYDLDHYRAVV